The Oryza glaberrima chromosome 9, OglaRS2, whole genome shotgun sequence genome includes a window with the following:
- the LOC127783922 gene encoding NDR1/HIN1-like protein 26, producing MDVSRKARFCEAHHRARRLRHLATAALAVAALAAAAAALVLYLVYRPVMPQASVPRAAVYRLALANASSSAHALAASVQFTLVLHNPSDRASLLYDGLVAYASYRGEPVMPPAPLPPVAQDRGADVAMSPLLGGAAVPVSPDAARALAADCAARRVQLRLVVMGRVKYRSGPFRSGWRDLYVRCNVVVGLSTEAAVAGDGGGGDVPLLEYPRCAVDA from the coding sequence ATGGACGTCTCCAGGAAGGCGCGGTTCTGCGAGGCCCACCACCgggctcgccgcctccgccacctcgcCACGGCGGCCCTCGCCgtggccgcgctcgccgccgccgccgccgcgctcgtgcTGTACCTCGTCTACCGCCCCGTGATGCCGCAGGCAtccgtgccgcgcgccgccgtgtaccgcctcgccctcgccaacgcctcctcctccgcgcacGCGCTCGCCGCGAGCGTGCAGTTCACGCTGGTGCTCCACAACCCCAGCGACAGGGCGTCGCTGCTCTACGACGGCCTCGTCGCCTACGCGTCGTACCGCGGGGAGCCGGtcatgccgccggcgccgctcccgccCGTGGCGCAGGACCGCGGCGCGGACGTGGCGATGTCGCCGCTGCTCGGCGGTGCGGCCGTGCCGGTGTCGCCCGACGCGGCGCGCGCGCTGGCGGCGgactgcgcggcgcggcgggtgcAGCTCCGGCTCGTCGTCATGGGCAGGGTCAAGTACAGGAGCGGGCCGTTCAGGAGCGGGTGGCGCGACCTGTACGTGCGGTGCAACGTCGTCGTCGGGCTGAGCACGGaggccgcggtggccggcgacggcggcggcggcgacgtgccgCTTCTCGAGTACCCCCGGTGCGCCGTGGATGCTTGA